In a single window of the Osmia bicornis bicornis chromosome 7, iOsmBic2.1, whole genome shotgun sequence genome:
- the LOC114880742 gene encoding histone-lysine N-methyltransferase E(z) isoform X1: MSKAKISAEWRKRVKSEYMRLRQMKRYKRADEVKIAWNQNRKVMSELLTIEQKRWADGKAMWLAMQDIPAHVSCMKKAEVASSDGDVQSCPVKIINAVTPIPTMYTWAPIQQNFMVEDETVLHNIPYMGDEILDQDGTFIEELIKNYDGKVHGDRESGFMDDSIFVDLVNALVQYEREDKDREHTKKGKEKEDGKDKDKDKDTSKKDSNGKGEWKTEKSSEEAKSDKSSTPFPSMHIFNAISSMFPGKGRPEELKEKYIELTERSDPNVLPPECTPNIDGVNAKSVPREQTMHSFHTLFCRRCFKYDCFLHREYGNARGASPPGLQVCHPGPNLQKRKGPDLKPFSEPCGIECYMHLEGMKEKLAAQAADIKEEENEEKRGGPRKVRKQASVDSGNEASSEDSNDSNKYLQGAGCQDFKQNVNKERKSEESMEDQVQPDNQAPFTLLGFDKRVKTENEFSWTGSEQSLFRALHKAFPGNPCALAQIMLTKTCQQVYQFAQKEASDIPTIENLKDFTPPRKKKKKHRLWSMHCRKIQLKKDSGANHVHNFAPCDHPGRQCDNSCPCIQAQNFCEKFCQCSSECQNRFPGCRCKAQCNTKQCPCYLAVRECDPDLCQTCGADQFHITKISCRNVSVQRGLHKHLLMAPSDVAGWGIFLKESAAKNEFISEYCGEIISQDEADRRGKVYDKYMCSFLFNLNNDFVVDATRKGNKIRFANHSINPNCYAKVMMVNGDHRIGIFAKRAIQPGEELFFDYRYGPTEQLKFVGIEREMEFL; the protein is encoded by the exons ATGTCGAAAGCAAAAATATCTGCGGAATGGAGGAAACGCGTCAAGTCCGAATATATGCGTTTACGCCAAATGAAACGTTACAAGCGAGCAGACGAGGTGAAGATTGCTTGGAATCAAAATCGTAAGGTTATGTCTG AGCTTCTGACGATTGAACAAAAACGATGGGCGGACGGAAAAGCGATGTGGCTCGCGATGCAGGATATCCCAGCCCACGTGTCTTGCATGAAAAAAGCTGAAGTTGCCAGTTCCGACGGAGATGTTCAAAGCTGTCctgttaaaattattaacgCTGTTACTCCTATACCGACCATGTATACTTGGGCGCCGATACAACAAAATTTTATGGTCGAAGATGAAACTGTGCTACATAACATACCGTACATGGGGGATGAAATTTTAGATCAAGATGGCACGTTCATAGAGGAGTTGATAAAAAATTACGATGGAAAA GTTCACGGAGATAGAGAATCTGGTTTTATGGACGATTCAATTTTTGTGGATCTGGTGAACGCTTTGGTGCAGTACGAAAGAGAAGACAAGGATAGAGAGCATACGAAGAAaggtaaagaaaaagaagacggTAAGGATAAGGATAAGGATAAAGATACGAGTAAGAAGGATAGCAACGGCAAGGGGGAATGGAAAACCGAAAAATCCTCGGAAGAAGCTAAATCCGATAAAAGTAGTACACCATTTCCATCTATGCATATATTCAAT GCGATATCCAGCATGTTTCCTGGCAAAGGTAGACCGgaagaattaaaagaaaagtacATCGAACTAACGGAGAGATCAGATCCGAACGTGTTACCGCCAGAATGTACACCAAACATCGACGGGGTGAACGCGAAAAGCGTACCTAGAGAACAGACGATGCACTCGTTTCACACTCTTTTTTGCCGAAGATGTTTCAAATACGACTGTTTTCTTCATCGTGAGTATGGGAACG CCAGGGGAGCGTCGCCGCCAG GGCTTCAAGTGTGTCATCCGGGACCAAATTTGCAGAAACGAAAAGGACCTGATCTGAAACCGTTCTCCGAACCGTGCGGAATCGAATGTTACATGCACTTG GAAGGAATGAAGGAGAAACTTGCAGCCCAGGCAGCTGACATAAAGGAGGAGGAGAACGAGGAGAAACGAGGAGGACCTAGAAAAGTGCGGAAGCAAGCTAGCGTAGATTCTGGTAACGAAGCGAGCAGCGAAGATAGCAACGACAGCAACAAGTATTTGCAAGGAGCTGGCTGTCaag ATTTTAAACAAAACGTGAACAAGGAGAGAAAGTCGGAAGAATCGATGGAAGATCAAGTACAGCCGGATAATCAAGCCCCGTTCACTCTGTTGGGTTTCGATAAACGAGTCAAAACGGAAAACGAATTTTCCTGGACCGGTTCGGAGCAAAGTTTGTTTCGAGCTCTTCACAAGGCGTTTCCTGGCAATCCGTGCGCGTTGGCGCAGATAATGTTGACGAAAACTTGCCAGCAAGTGTATCAGTTTGCGCAGAAAGAAGCTTCGGATATTCCAACGATCGAAAATTTAAAGGACTTTACTCCGccacgaaagaaaaagaagaaacatcgGCTTTGGTCGATGCATTGTAGAAAGATACAGCTGAAAAAGGATTCTG GTGCTAATCACGTACATAACTTTGCGCCGTGCGACCATCCAGGGAGACAATGCGATAACTCGTGTCCTTGTATACAagctcagaatttttgcgaaaAGTTTTGCCAGTGCAGCAGCGAATGCCAGAATCGTTTCCCAGGATGTAGATGCAAAGCTCAGTGCAATACGAAACAGTGTCCCTGTTACTTGGCCGTAAGGGAATGCGATCCAGATCTTTGTCAGACTTGCGGTGCAGATCAGTTTCACATTACTAAGATATCTTGCAGAAACGTTAGCGTTCAACGTGGTCTtc ACAAACATCTTTTAATGGCACCTTCCGACGTGGCGGGCTGGGGAATATTCCTTAAAGAGTCCGCGGCGAAAAACGAGTTTATTTCGGAATATTGCGGTGAAATTATAAGTCAAGACGAGGCTGACAGAAGAGGGAAAGTTTACGATAAATACATGTGCAGTTTTCTTTTCAATCTGAACAATG ACTTTGTTGTGGATGCTACGcgaaaaggaaataaaatcaGATTCGCTAATCATTCCATAAACCCTAATTGTTACGCAAAAGTGATGATGGTGAACGGTGATCATAGAATAGGTATTTTCGCCAAGAGAGCTATTCAACCTGgtgaagaattattttttgacTACAG ATATGGACCAacggaacaattaaaattcgTGGGTATCGAACGTGAAATGGAATTTTTATAA
- the LOC114880742 gene encoding histone-lysine N-methyltransferase E(z) isoform X5, whose protein sequence is MSKAKISAEWRKRVKSEYMRLRQMKRYKRADEVKIAWNQNRKVMSELLTIEQKRWADGKAMWLAMQDIPAHVSCMKKAEVASSDGDVQSCPVKIINAVTPIPTMYTWAPIQQNFMVEDETVLHNIPYMGDEILDQDGTFIEELIKNYDGKVHGDRESGFMDDSIFVDLVNALVQYEREDKDREHTKKGKEKEDGKDKDKDKDTSKKDSNGKGEWKTEKSSEEAKSDKSSTPFPSMHIFNAISSMFPGKGRPEELKEKYIELTERSDPNVLPPECTPNIDGVNAKSVPREQTMHSFHTLFCRRCFKYDCFLHRLQVCHPGPNLQKRKGPDLKPFSEPCGIECYMHLEGMKEKLAAQAADIKEEENEEKRGGPRKVRKQASVDSGNEASSEDSNDSNKYLQGAGCQDFKQNVNKERKSEESMEDQVQPDNQAPFTLLGFDKRVKTENEFSWTGSEQSLFRALHKAFPGNPCALAQIMLTKTCQQVYQFAQKEASDIPTIENLKDFTPPRKKKKKHRLWSMHCRKIQLKKDSGANHVHNFAPCDHPGRQCDNSCPCIQAQNFCEKFCQCSSECQNRFPGCRCKAQCNTKQCPCYLAVRECDPDLCQTCGADQFHITKISCRNVSVQRGLHKHLLMAPSDVAGWGIFLKESAAKNEFISEYCGEIISQDEADRRGKVYDKYMCSFLFNLNNDFVVDATRKGNKIRFANHSINPNCYAKVMMVNGDHRIGIFAKRAIQPGEELFFDYRYGPTEQLKFVGIEREMEFL, encoded by the exons ATGTCGAAAGCAAAAATATCTGCGGAATGGAGGAAACGCGTCAAGTCCGAATATATGCGTTTACGCCAAATGAAACGTTACAAGCGAGCAGACGAGGTGAAGATTGCTTGGAATCAAAATCGTAAGGTTATGTCTG AGCTTCTGACGATTGAACAAAAACGATGGGCGGACGGAAAAGCGATGTGGCTCGCGATGCAGGATATCCCAGCCCACGTGTCTTGCATGAAAAAAGCTGAAGTTGCCAGTTCCGACGGAGATGTTCAAAGCTGTCctgttaaaattattaacgCTGTTACTCCTATACCGACCATGTATACTTGGGCGCCGATACAACAAAATTTTATGGTCGAAGATGAAACTGTGCTACATAACATACCGTACATGGGGGATGAAATTTTAGATCAAGATGGCACGTTCATAGAGGAGTTGATAAAAAATTACGATGGAAAA GTTCACGGAGATAGAGAATCTGGTTTTATGGACGATTCAATTTTTGTGGATCTGGTGAACGCTTTGGTGCAGTACGAAAGAGAAGACAAGGATAGAGAGCATACGAAGAAaggtaaagaaaaagaagacggTAAGGATAAGGATAAGGATAAAGATACGAGTAAGAAGGATAGCAACGGCAAGGGGGAATGGAAAACCGAAAAATCCTCGGAAGAAGCTAAATCCGATAAAAGTAGTACACCATTTCCATCTATGCATATATTCAAT GCGATATCCAGCATGTTTCCTGGCAAAGGTAGACCGgaagaattaaaagaaaagtacATCGAACTAACGGAGAGATCAGATCCGAACGTGTTACCGCCAGAATGTACACCAAACATCGACGGGGTGAACGCGAAAAGCGTACCTAGAGAACAGACGATGCACTCGTTTCACACTCTTTTTTGCCGAAGATGTTTCAAATACGACTGTTTTCTTCATC GGCTTCAAGTGTGTCATCCGGGACCAAATTTGCAGAAACGAAAAGGACCTGATCTGAAACCGTTCTCCGAACCGTGCGGAATCGAATGTTACATGCACTTG GAAGGAATGAAGGAGAAACTTGCAGCCCAGGCAGCTGACATAAAGGAGGAGGAGAACGAGGAGAAACGAGGAGGACCTAGAAAAGTGCGGAAGCAAGCTAGCGTAGATTCTGGTAACGAAGCGAGCAGCGAAGATAGCAACGACAGCAACAAGTATTTGCAAGGAGCTGGCTGTCaag ATTTTAAACAAAACGTGAACAAGGAGAGAAAGTCGGAAGAATCGATGGAAGATCAAGTACAGCCGGATAATCAAGCCCCGTTCACTCTGTTGGGTTTCGATAAACGAGTCAAAACGGAAAACGAATTTTCCTGGACCGGTTCGGAGCAAAGTTTGTTTCGAGCTCTTCACAAGGCGTTTCCTGGCAATCCGTGCGCGTTGGCGCAGATAATGTTGACGAAAACTTGCCAGCAAGTGTATCAGTTTGCGCAGAAAGAAGCTTCGGATATTCCAACGATCGAAAATTTAAAGGACTTTACTCCGccacgaaagaaaaagaagaaacatcgGCTTTGGTCGATGCATTGTAGAAAGATACAGCTGAAAAAGGATTCTG GTGCTAATCACGTACATAACTTTGCGCCGTGCGACCATCCAGGGAGACAATGCGATAACTCGTGTCCTTGTATACAagctcagaatttttgcgaaaAGTTTTGCCAGTGCAGCAGCGAATGCCAGAATCGTTTCCCAGGATGTAGATGCAAAGCTCAGTGCAATACGAAACAGTGTCCCTGTTACTTGGCCGTAAGGGAATGCGATCCAGATCTTTGTCAGACTTGCGGTGCAGATCAGTTTCACATTACTAAGATATCTTGCAGAAACGTTAGCGTTCAACGTGGTCTtc ACAAACATCTTTTAATGGCACCTTCCGACGTGGCGGGCTGGGGAATATTCCTTAAAGAGTCCGCGGCGAAAAACGAGTTTATTTCGGAATATTGCGGTGAAATTATAAGTCAAGACGAGGCTGACAGAAGAGGGAAAGTTTACGATAAATACATGTGCAGTTTTCTTTTCAATCTGAACAATG ACTTTGTTGTGGATGCTACGcgaaaaggaaataaaatcaGATTCGCTAATCATTCCATAAACCCTAATTGTTACGCAAAAGTGATGATGGTGAACGGTGATCATAGAATAGGTATTTTCGCCAAGAGAGCTATTCAACCTGgtgaagaattattttttgacTACAG ATATGGACCAacggaacaattaaaattcgTGGGTATCGAACGTGAAATGGAATTTTTATAA
- the LOC114880742 gene encoding histone-lysine N-methyltransferase E(z) isoform X4 produces the protein MSKAKISAEWRKRVKSEYMRLRQMKRYKRADEVKIAWNQNRKVMSELLTIEQKRWADGKAMWLAMQDIPAHVSCMKKAEVASSDGDVQSCPVKIINAVTPIPTMYTWAPIQQNFMVEDETVLHNIPYMGDEILDQDGTFIEELIKNYDGKVHGDRESGFMDDSIFVDLVNALVQYEREDKDREHTKKGKEKEDGKDKDKDKDTSKKDSNGKGEWKTEKSSEEAKSDKSSTPFPSMHIFNAISSMFPGKGRPEELKEKYIELTERSDPNVLPPECTPNIDGVNAKSVPREQTMHSFHTLFCRRCFKYDCFLHREYGNGLQVCHPGPNLQKRKGPDLKPFSEPCGIECYMHLEGMKEKLAAQAADIKEEENEEKRGGPRKVRKQASVDSGNEASSEDSNDSNKYLQGAGCQDFKQNVNKERKSEESMEDQVQPDNQAPFTLLGFDKRVKTENEFSWTGSEQSLFRALHKAFPGNPCALAQIMLTKTCQQVYQFAQKEASDIPTIENLKDFTPPRKKKKKHRLWSMHCRKIQLKKDSGANHVHNFAPCDHPGRQCDNSCPCIQAQNFCEKFCQCSSECQNRFPGCRCKAQCNTKQCPCYLAVRECDPDLCQTCGADQFHITKISCRNVSVQRGLHKHLLMAPSDVAGWGIFLKESAAKNEFISEYCGEIISQDEADRRGKVYDKYMCSFLFNLNNDFVVDATRKGNKIRFANHSINPNCYAKVMMVNGDHRIGIFAKRAIQPGEELFFDYRYGPTEQLKFVGIEREMEFL, from the exons ATGTCGAAAGCAAAAATATCTGCGGAATGGAGGAAACGCGTCAAGTCCGAATATATGCGTTTACGCCAAATGAAACGTTACAAGCGAGCAGACGAGGTGAAGATTGCTTGGAATCAAAATCGTAAGGTTATGTCTG AGCTTCTGACGATTGAACAAAAACGATGGGCGGACGGAAAAGCGATGTGGCTCGCGATGCAGGATATCCCAGCCCACGTGTCTTGCATGAAAAAAGCTGAAGTTGCCAGTTCCGACGGAGATGTTCAAAGCTGTCctgttaaaattattaacgCTGTTACTCCTATACCGACCATGTATACTTGGGCGCCGATACAACAAAATTTTATGGTCGAAGATGAAACTGTGCTACATAACATACCGTACATGGGGGATGAAATTTTAGATCAAGATGGCACGTTCATAGAGGAGTTGATAAAAAATTACGATGGAAAA GTTCACGGAGATAGAGAATCTGGTTTTATGGACGATTCAATTTTTGTGGATCTGGTGAACGCTTTGGTGCAGTACGAAAGAGAAGACAAGGATAGAGAGCATACGAAGAAaggtaaagaaaaagaagacggTAAGGATAAGGATAAGGATAAAGATACGAGTAAGAAGGATAGCAACGGCAAGGGGGAATGGAAAACCGAAAAATCCTCGGAAGAAGCTAAATCCGATAAAAGTAGTACACCATTTCCATCTATGCATATATTCAAT GCGATATCCAGCATGTTTCCTGGCAAAGGTAGACCGgaagaattaaaagaaaagtacATCGAACTAACGGAGAGATCAGATCCGAACGTGTTACCGCCAGAATGTACACCAAACATCGACGGGGTGAACGCGAAAAGCGTACCTAGAGAACAGACGATGCACTCGTTTCACACTCTTTTTTGCCGAAGATGTTTCAAATACGACTGTTTTCTTCATCGTGAGTATGGGAACG GGCTTCAAGTGTGTCATCCGGGACCAAATTTGCAGAAACGAAAAGGACCTGATCTGAAACCGTTCTCCGAACCGTGCGGAATCGAATGTTACATGCACTTG GAAGGAATGAAGGAGAAACTTGCAGCCCAGGCAGCTGACATAAAGGAGGAGGAGAACGAGGAGAAACGAGGAGGACCTAGAAAAGTGCGGAAGCAAGCTAGCGTAGATTCTGGTAACGAAGCGAGCAGCGAAGATAGCAACGACAGCAACAAGTATTTGCAAGGAGCTGGCTGTCaag ATTTTAAACAAAACGTGAACAAGGAGAGAAAGTCGGAAGAATCGATGGAAGATCAAGTACAGCCGGATAATCAAGCCCCGTTCACTCTGTTGGGTTTCGATAAACGAGTCAAAACGGAAAACGAATTTTCCTGGACCGGTTCGGAGCAAAGTTTGTTTCGAGCTCTTCACAAGGCGTTTCCTGGCAATCCGTGCGCGTTGGCGCAGATAATGTTGACGAAAACTTGCCAGCAAGTGTATCAGTTTGCGCAGAAAGAAGCTTCGGATATTCCAACGATCGAAAATTTAAAGGACTTTACTCCGccacgaaagaaaaagaagaaacatcgGCTTTGGTCGATGCATTGTAGAAAGATACAGCTGAAAAAGGATTCTG GTGCTAATCACGTACATAACTTTGCGCCGTGCGACCATCCAGGGAGACAATGCGATAACTCGTGTCCTTGTATACAagctcagaatttttgcgaaaAGTTTTGCCAGTGCAGCAGCGAATGCCAGAATCGTTTCCCAGGATGTAGATGCAAAGCTCAGTGCAATACGAAACAGTGTCCCTGTTACTTGGCCGTAAGGGAATGCGATCCAGATCTTTGTCAGACTTGCGGTGCAGATCAGTTTCACATTACTAAGATATCTTGCAGAAACGTTAGCGTTCAACGTGGTCTtc ACAAACATCTTTTAATGGCACCTTCCGACGTGGCGGGCTGGGGAATATTCCTTAAAGAGTCCGCGGCGAAAAACGAGTTTATTTCGGAATATTGCGGTGAAATTATAAGTCAAGACGAGGCTGACAGAAGAGGGAAAGTTTACGATAAATACATGTGCAGTTTTCTTTTCAATCTGAACAATG ACTTTGTTGTGGATGCTACGcgaaaaggaaataaaatcaGATTCGCTAATCATTCCATAAACCCTAATTGTTACGCAAAAGTGATGATGGTGAACGGTGATCATAGAATAGGTATTTTCGCCAAGAGAGCTATTCAACCTGgtgaagaattattttttgacTACAG ATATGGACCAacggaacaattaaaattcgTGGGTATCGAACGTGAAATGGAATTTTTATAA
- the LOC114880742 gene encoding histone-lysine N-methyltransferase E(z) isoform X2, whose protein sequence is MSKAKISAEWRKRVKSEYMRLRQMKRYKRADEVKIAWNQNRKVMSELLTIEQKRWADGKAMWLAMQDIPAHVSCMKKAEVASSDGDVQSCPVKIINAVTPIPTMYTWAPIQQNFMVEDETVLHNIPYMGDEILDQDGTFIEELIKNYDGKVHGDRESGFMDDSIFVDLVNALVQYEREDKDREHTKKGKEKEDGKDKDKDKDTSKKDSNGKGEWKTEKSSEEAKSDKSSTPFPSMHIFNAISSMFPGKGRPEELKEKYIELTERSDPNVLPPECTPNIDGVNAKSVPREQTMHSFHTLFCRRCFKYDCFLHPARGASPPGLQVCHPGPNLQKRKGPDLKPFSEPCGIECYMHLEGMKEKLAAQAADIKEEENEEKRGGPRKVRKQASVDSGNEASSEDSNDSNKYLQGAGCQDFKQNVNKERKSEESMEDQVQPDNQAPFTLLGFDKRVKTENEFSWTGSEQSLFRALHKAFPGNPCALAQIMLTKTCQQVYQFAQKEASDIPTIENLKDFTPPRKKKKKHRLWSMHCRKIQLKKDSGANHVHNFAPCDHPGRQCDNSCPCIQAQNFCEKFCQCSSECQNRFPGCRCKAQCNTKQCPCYLAVRECDPDLCQTCGADQFHITKISCRNVSVQRGLHKHLLMAPSDVAGWGIFLKESAAKNEFISEYCGEIISQDEADRRGKVYDKYMCSFLFNLNNDFVVDATRKGNKIRFANHSINPNCYAKVMMVNGDHRIGIFAKRAIQPGEELFFDYRYGPTEQLKFVGIEREMEFL, encoded by the exons ATGTCGAAAGCAAAAATATCTGCGGAATGGAGGAAACGCGTCAAGTCCGAATATATGCGTTTACGCCAAATGAAACGTTACAAGCGAGCAGACGAGGTGAAGATTGCTTGGAATCAAAATCGTAAGGTTATGTCTG AGCTTCTGACGATTGAACAAAAACGATGGGCGGACGGAAAAGCGATGTGGCTCGCGATGCAGGATATCCCAGCCCACGTGTCTTGCATGAAAAAAGCTGAAGTTGCCAGTTCCGACGGAGATGTTCAAAGCTGTCctgttaaaattattaacgCTGTTACTCCTATACCGACCATGTATACTTGGGCGCCGATACAACAAAATTTTATGGTCGAAGATGAAACTGTGCTACATAACATACCGTACATGGGGGATGAAATTTTAGATCAAGATGGCACGTTCATAGAGGAGTTGATAAAAAATTACGATGGAAAA GTTCACGGAGATAGAGAATCTGGTTTTATGGACGATTCAATTTTTGTGGATCTGGTGAACGCTTTGGTGCAGTACGAAAGAGAAGACAAGGATAGAGAGCATACGAAGAAaggtaaagaaaaagaagacggTAAGGATAAGGATAAGGATAAAGATACGAGTAAGAAGGATAGCAACGGCAAGGGGGAATGGAAAACCGAAAAATCCTCGGAAGAAGCTAAATCCGATAAAAGTAGTACACCATTTCCATCTATGCATATATTCAAT GCGATATCCAGCATGTTTCCTGGCAAAGGTAGACCGgaagaattaaaagaaaagtacATCGAACTAACGGAGAGATCAGATCCGAACGTGTTACCGCCAGAATGTACACCAAACATCGACGGGGTGAACGCGAAAAGCGTACCTAGAGAACAGACGATGCACTCGTTTCACACTCTTTTTTGCCGAAGATGTTTCAAATACGACTGTTTTCTTCATC CAGCCAGGGGAGCGTCGCCGCCAG GGCTTCAAGTGTGTCATCCGGGACCAAATTTGCAGAAACGAAAAGGACCTGATCTGAAACCGTTCTCCGAACCGTGCGGAATCGAATGTTACATGCACTTG GAAGGAATGAAGGAGAAACTTGCAGCCCAGGCAGCTGACATAAAGGAGGAGGAGAACGAGGAGAAACGAGGAGGACCTAGAAAAGTGCGGAAGCAAGCTAGCGTAGATTCTGGTAACGAAGCGAGCAGCGAAGATAGCAACGACAGCAACAAGTATTTGCAAGGAGCTGGCTGTCaag ATTTTAAACAAAACGTGAACAAGGAGAGAAAGTCGGAAGAATCGATGGAAGATCAAGTACAGCCGGATAATCAAGCCCCGTTCACTCTGTTGGGTTTCGATAAACGAGTCAAAACGGAAAACGAATTTTCCTGGACCGGTTCGGAGCAAAGTTTGTTTCGAGCTCTTCACAAGGCGTTTCCTGGCAATCCGTGCGCGTTGGCGCAGATAATGTTGACGAAAACTTGCCAGCAAGTGTATCAGTTTGCGCAGAAAGAAGCTTCGGATATTCCAACGATCGAAAATTTAAAGGACTTTACTCCGccacgaaagaaaaagaagaaacatcgGCTTTGGTCGATGCATTGTAGAAAGATACAGCTGAAAAAGGATTCTG GTGCTAATCACGTACATAACTTTGCGCCGTGCGACCATCCAGGGAGACAATGCGATAACTCGTGTCCTTGTATACAagctcagaatttttgcgaaaAGTTTTGCCAGTGCAGCAGCGAATGCCAGAATCGTTTCCCAGGATGTAGATGCAAAGCTCAGTGCAATACGAAACAGTGTCCCTGTTACTTGGCCGTAAGGGAATGCGATCCAGATCTTTGTCAGACTTGCGGTGCAGATCAGTTTCACATTACTAAGATATCTTGCAGAAACGTTAGCGTTCAACGTGGTCTtc ACAAACATCTTTTAATGGCACCTTCCGACGTGGCGGGCTGGGGAATATTCCTTAAAGAGTCCGCGGCGAAAAACGAGTTTATTTCGGAATATTGCGGTGAAATTATAAGTCAAGACGAGGCTGACAGAAGAGGGAAAGTTTACGATAAATACATGTGCAGTTTTCTTTTCAATCTGAACAATG ACTTTGTTGTGGATGCTACGcgaaaaggaaataaaatcaGATTCGCTAATCATTCCATAAACCCTAATTGTTACGCAAAAGTGATGATGGTGAACGGTGATCATAGAATAGGTATTTTCGCCAAGAGAGCTATTCAACCTGgtgaagaattattttttgacTACAG ATATGGACCAacggaacaattaaaattcgTGGGTATCGAACGTGAAATGGAATTTTTATAA